A DNA window from Methanothermobacter sp. contains the following coding sequences:
- a CDS encoding KEOPS complex subunit Pcc1, which translates to MRISVTIEAEYESEEEAEIVMKALEPENRSYVESEIDGSTVRFTMESDSIGTALNTADDLIFSEMIVENMMGFKSEKE; encoded by the coding sequence ATGAGGATATCAGTAACCATAGAAGCGGAATACGAATCAGAGGAGGAAGCCGAAATAGTTATGAAGGCACTTGAACCCGAAAACAGGTCATACGTTGAATCTGAAATTGACGGCTCAACAGTAAGGTTCACCATGGAATCAGATTCCATTGGAACAGCCCTCAACACCGCAGATGACCTCATATTCTCCGAGATGATAGTCGAAAATATGATGGGATTTAAATCAGAGAAGGAATGA